A window of Eretmochelys imbricata isolate rEreImb1 unplaced genomic scaffold, rEreImb1.hap1 Scaffold_43, whole genome shotgun sequence genomic DNA:
ACGCCAGGCCTGGCTGGCCACCAGGGGGCACCGCTGGGGGGGAACACGCCAGGCCTGGCTGGCCACCAGGGGGCACCGCTGTGCGGGAACACGCCAGGCCTGGCTGGCCACCAGGGGGGCACCGCTGTGGGGGAACACGCCAGGCCTGGCTGGCCACCAGGGGGCATTGCTGCGGGGATGCGCTGCCAACTGGTCACTCGGGGGCATTGCCGGGGGGGGCGTGCTAGACCAGCAGACCACTGCGGGGGGGGACACCACCTCTGGCCAGCTGCCGGGGGACaccacgggggggtgggggggatgtgctGTCTCCCACTAGCCATtggggggcagtgctgggagggaACACGCTGCCCGCACTGGCCACTAGGGGGCACTGCTTTGGGGGAACACGCCAAGCCTGGCTGGCCACCAGGGGGCACCGCTGGGGGGGAACACGCCAGGCCTGGCTGGCCACCAGGGGGCACCGCTGGGGGGGGAACACGCCAAGCCTGGCTGGCCACCAGGGGGCACCGCTGGGGGGAACACGCCAGGCCTGGCTGGCCACCAGGGGGCACCGCTGGGGGGGGAACACGCCAAGCCTGGCTGGCCACCAGGGGGCACCGCTGGGGGGAACACGCCAGGCCTGGCTGGCCACCAGGGGGCACCGCTGGGGGGGAACACGCCAGGCCTGGCTGGCCACCAGGGGGCACCGCTGGGGGGAGGTTGTGGTCTGACTGGTCAGTAGGGGGCCGAGGGAATGAACGAATGGGAAGCGGGAAGGAAAGACGAGAGAGAGAAGCACTGGCCGGGAGAGGAAGAATAGAGGGAATGAAAAGCAAGGAGAGGGGATGAAAGCAGGGCTTGAGAGAAGGAGGGAATGGAGGAATGCAGAGAAAGGAGGACTAGAAGGAAAGAAGAGAGGCgtggggggcggaaggagaggaggaatgaAACAAccgagggaagggaagagagagcgAGACGGAGGGGATGGAGACAGATGGAGGatgaaggaggggagggaggaatgaagcgatggaggggaaagagggagggaggaaatgaatgaatgaaagaatGGAGGGAAAGAATGAAGAGGCCAGACAGGGCTAGCGCTGGGGGGATCCTGCAGGGGGTAGGGGGGCTGTGTCCCTCCCGACAGCCCGACACACACCCCCCcgttctgcccccctccccagtcctgcGGTGCTTTGGGATCGCCACCCGCACGGTCACCAACTACAACTCGGCCCACGACACGGACGTCAGCCTCACCATGGACATCTACTTCGACGAGAACATGAAACCGCTGGAACGGCTCAACGCCGACTCCGTCTGGTGAGGGGGCGGCCACCGGGGGGCAGCTCCCGGCTACTCCAGTAGGAGGCGCTGTGGAGAGGGAGGCATTggctgtgggggggagaagaggggctcTGATGCAACCGGTAACCCCCCTGGTCTGCCCCCCAGGAATTTCCACGTGTGGAATGACTGCTGGATGACCCGGCCCGACCTGCCCTCGGGGTATGATGGGTGGCAAGTGGTCGATGCCACCCCCCAAGAGACCAGcagtggtgagtggggggcagagggggtggaagcaagggggtggagggcagaggaagaagggggaggggagaagagggggaggCTGAGAAATAGGTTTGAAGGCGAAGCCAGGGGATGAAATGGGGGGGGTCTTGGACAGAGGGGTCCCCTTCTGCTGGAGCGTgagaagccccctcccacaatgcACCTCCCCAAGGGCGCACTTCCCCTCTGGTGGTGTGATCCAGTGTTGGGGAGTTCCCCAGGACAACAGGAATGTGGCTTTTGGGGCCCTAAGCCCCACAGGGGCTGTTGGGTGTGACTGTGTGTCTCCCACCCCCACTACCTCTTCCCCCAATCCTGCCCCTATCTGACCCCCTTAACCTCTCCCCCCAGGTATCTTCTGCTGCGGGCCCTGCTCGGTGGAGGCCATTAAAAAAGGGCAGGTGTATCTGAAGTACGACGCACCCTTCATCTTTGCTGAGgtattggggggggagggcaaaaaaGTCTGCTCCCCCCAAAGATGAACATcagtatttgggggggaggggggctgtgaagGGGAGGGGTCTCCGTGGGGGCAGGGTCTCTCTGTGGGACCCCGTGTTGGGGCGGGGTCTCTCCCTAGGGGCTGCGAAGGGGCGGGAACAGTCCATGGGGGCTGTGAAAGGGAGGGGTCTCCATGGGGCGCTGACCCAATCCCCGCCCCCCAGGTGAACAGCGACAAGGTTTACTGGCAGCGCCAGGCCGATGGCACCTACAAGATCGTCTACGTGGAGGAAAAGGCCATCGGGCACCTGATCAGCACCAAGGCCGTGGGCTCCCACCAGCGTCACGACATCACCGATCTCTACAAGCACCCTGAGGGTATGCGTCGGGCACGGGGGGGGGCCGCgccggggggggccgggcccccCCCGCACCGCCTTACACACTCACATGTGCACACTCAGCCACGCAGGCTTTCATCCTTGCCGGGCACGCCTGCTCATGGCACCTCGGCTGCATTTGCACACTGGCTCTGGCATGCCGCACACGCCCTCTCCTGCACGAGCATGCTCACTGTTGCATGCTTCACATGCCCTCTTCTTCATTTGCACACTCACTCTTGCACGCTCCTTTGGACTCTCTTACGTATATAGCCACTCACTGGGCACTCTTGTCCTCTCTCACCATCCTGTTTGCACGCTCAAGTGTCAGTGTTTGCAGGCTCCTGTCTGCATGTCTTGCGCACTCCATTTGCATGCTTGCCTGCTGGTTTTGTTTGCACGCTCGTTCTTGTGCCCTCACCCGTCCAGGTTTGCGTGCTCCCGTCTCCCTGGGCGCTGTCGATCCATTGTACGCTCCATCCCTGGACCCCGCCCATCGCCGTCTGCTTTCTTGCTGCACACCGGCAGGAGTGAGACGCTCAGTGCGACCACGCTCTCCGGGAAGCTGGCCTGTGCAGAGTTGTGACACTCCCCACACACGGAGCATTTCCAGGAGGATTTGACCCCTACCAACCCACCCTGTCGGGCCAGTTCCCTTCGTGTTTGTTCTGGGTCTTGGCTCATCTCCGAGTTGGAGAATGGCATTCCAGGGGCCAGGCCGGCCCCTCCTCGGCACACGCTGAGAGCTGGACTGAGCGTGGCCGGATCTGGACACCTTTCCTCGCCGCTTGTGCCAAACACGGGCCTGGGCTAGCGTCGGGTGTGCGGGTGAGCGGAATGCGTGGGGGAAAGAGCCGCAGCGAGCTCCTGCAACAGCCGAGCGCTCATATACCGAGGTACACACTAACCTGACACAGATGTGTTGGCTAGCTTTGCACACGCAACCATGCTTGCACACTCACTTTTCCACGTGTGTACGCTCACCTGTGCGCCCCAAGCACGTTTCCACGCTCGCTTATTGGCCTTCCCACGCCCTCTTGTGCACTCACGTTTGTGTTTGAGCACTCACTTTTCTGCTTGCACCCATACGTTCATCTGCATGCTTGCTTGGTCACTGTTGCACACTTACTCATGCGATGTGCACACATCTGTTCACATGCTCCGTTTTCTGCACGTGAACTCTCTCATTCTTCCACAGACGCATTTCCACACAGTCGCACCCCTACACTGCGCACTGATTTGCACTGATTTGCACATGTTAGCACACCCACAATCCTGGTCATGATCATTTCCCCTGCATTTGCACGCTCATTCGTGCACACCCACTTTTGTTTCTGAATTTACACACTTGCACTCGCCCATTTCTGTTGGCACACTCATCCATTTCTCTTTGCACACTCACCTTCTTATACGCCCTGGTGTTTGCACACCCATGCATGCTCAGGCACTGCTGTTTGCGCACAAGCGCCCACCCTTGCACAAGGACACTGGTCCCGGCGGGggaggcccagctcccaccctCGCTGACTCCTCGTGGCCCCCCCCAGGCTCGGAAGCCGAGCGGCAAGCGGTGGAGACGGCGGCACGGCACGGCACCAAGGCGCACATCTACAAGAACAAGGAGTGGGGCGAGGACGTGTCGCTGAGCGTGGAGACCTCCGAGGCCATCATGGGCCAGGACGTGAGCATCCAGGTGGCCCTGAGTAACCGGGGCAGCAGCAGTCACAGCGTGGCCCTCAGCCTGCACCTGGCCCCCATGTTCTACACGGGCGTGACGGGAGCACCTTCAAACAGGAGAGCCGGCAGGTGCAGATCCCGCCGGGAGGAGGTGAGccccggccccctgcagccctgatccccctgcaGGCCTGATCCCCTGACCCCCCACcagccccaagcccccacccccctgaaccccaaccccctgcagccctggcccCCTGACACCCAGCGCACCCGCgcaaaccccaaccccctgcagccctggcccctggccccaagcccccacccccctgaaCCTCAATCCACCTGCAGCCCTgacccccagcccaccccccaaacagcgatccccctgcagccctgaacccctgccccctacagccctgatcccctgacccccagcccacctccccaaaccccaaccccctgcagccctgatcccctggccccctgcagcctgaacccccaccccctgtagccctgagcccccggcccctagcccacaccccgaacctcGACCCCCCGCTAGCCCTGATCTCCTGCAGCCCTGATACCCCGatccccagcccacaccccagaGTCTCTGAACCCTGATCCCCCAGCCTGCAATCCATCCCCCTGAACCCCAACCGTCTGCAACCCTGACCCCCAATCCATCCCCTGACCCCAGCCCAAATCCTCCAGTTCTTGAAGCCACAAAACCACTCACCCACCTCCCAAAGCCTGACCTCCTAGCCCCCAGGGAATCCCCCTGAATCCTGACTCCCTGCAACTCTGATCCCTGGGCCCCGCGCTCCCAACTCACCCCCAAATGCCTCTGAACCCCGATCCCCTGAAACCCTGGTCCACAATCCATTCCCCTGATGCCGGatcccaaatccccccagctctaAACCCCCAAAACCtcaatccacacccctgaatccCAATCTCCTGAGCCCCACGGTTCCCAACCTCTTATCTCCCCATCACGAACCCACAAATCCACCCTGTCTTCTAAGTCTCAGTCCACACCCCCACATCCCTGTGAACCCCAATCTCATCTCTTGCGCAGCCAAACCCCACCTAGCCCCCAAAGTCACCCTGAACCTCCAGCTTCTGAACTCCCCAATCCCCTGCACGCCGATGCCCAGCCCCCCAGAACCCCAAACTACGCCGAGGTGACCCAAAGCAACTTCAAACAGGACCGGCTCCTGCCTGGCAAAAAATGGGTACCTCCAAACCCATCCCTCCAGGGCCCCCCAAACCTTCTCCCCCAAGTCTCCCCAAACCCAACCCACCACTGTATATCCCCCTGAACCCTCAAACCCAGCCCCTGATCTCAGaagccccccacacacccccgatCCCCTCCTGACCCATTGATCCTctcagccccggcccctccaTGACCCTGGGTGCCCCAGCCCTTGacagctgccccctgcccccaccgggctctctgaccccctccttgccccctgcagcccagtcCGTCCGCATGGTGGTGTCCTATGCCGAGTACCAGCCCCACCTCGTGGACCAGGCGGCCCTCATGCTCAGCGTCTCGGGGAAGGTGGCTCAGACCGGGCAGGTACTCGccaagcagcacagcttccgcctGCGCACACCAGACCTGACGCTCACGGTAAgggggcccggacgcctgggttctctcactatggggggggTCTGACGCTCACGGTAAGGggccccggacgcctgggttctctcactatggggggggTCTGACGCCTCGattctctcactatggggggggGTCTGACGCTCACGGTAAGGAGCCCGGACGCCTGagttctctcactatggggggaAAGTCTGGCGCTCAGGCTAAGGGGGCCCgcacgcctgggttctctcactatagGGGGGGTCTGACGCTCACAGTAAGGGACCCgaacgcctgggttctctcactatagGGGGAGAGTCTGGCGCTCACGGTAAGGGGGCCCTGACatctgggttctctcactatggggggaGAGTCTGGCGCTCACGGTAAgagggcccggacgcctgggttctctcactatggggggggggtctgatgcTCACGGTAaagggcccggacgcctgggttctctcactatggggggggTCTGGCGCTGACGGTAAGGGGGCCCgaacgcctgggttctctcactatggggggggggtctgacgctcacggtaaggggcccggacgcctgggttctctcactatggggggaGAGTCTGGCGCTCACAGTAAGGGgcctggacgcctgggttctctcactatggggggtCTGACGCTCACGGTaagggcccggacgcctgggttctctcactatggggggggTCTGACGCTCACGGTAAGGGGCCCAGACGCCTcggttctctcactatggggggggTCTGACGCTCACGGTAaggggcccggacgcctgggttctctcactatggggggaAGTTTGGCACTCAGGCTAAgggggcccggacgcctgggttctctcactatagGGGGAGAGTCTGGCGCTCACGGTAAGGGGGCCCTGACatctgggttctctcactatggggggaGAGTCTGGCGCTCACGGTAAGAGGGCCCGGACGCCtggttctctcactatggggggggTCTGATGCTCACGGTAAAgggcccggacacctgggttctctcactatggggggggTCTGACGCTCACGGTAAGGGGGCCCTGACACCTcggttctctcactatggggcGGGTCTGACGCTCACGGTAaggggcccggacgcctgggttctctcactatgggggaGTCTGACGCTCACGGTAAGGGGCCCGGACGCCTcggttctctcactatggggggggTCTGACGCTCACGGTAaggggcccggacgcctgggttctctcactatggaGGGAGAGTCTGACGCTCACGGTAAGGGTGCccagacgcctgggttctctcactatagGGGGGATCTGACGCTCACAGTAAGGGGCCCgaacgcctgggttctctcactatagGGGGAGAGTCTGGCGCTCACGGTAAGGGGGCCCTGACatctgggttctctcactatggggggaAAGTCTGGCACTCACGGTAAgggggcccggacgcctgggttctctcactatagGGGGAGAGTCTGGCGCTCACGGTAAGAGGGCCCTGACatctgggttctctcactatgggggaGAGTCTGGCGCTCACGGTAAGAGggcccggatgcctgggttctctcactatgggggcGGGGGTCTGACACTCACGGTAaagggcccggacgcctgggttctctcactatagGGGGGGGTCTGACGCTCACGGTAAgggggcccggacgcctgggttctctcactatggggggaGAGTCTGGTGCTCACGGTAAGGGGGCCctgacacctgggttctctcactatggggggaAAGTCTGGCGCTCACGGTAAgagggcccggacgcctgggttctctcactatggggggggggggggtctgacgcTCACAGTAAGGGGCCCgaacgcctgggttctctcactatagGGGGAGAGTCTGGCGCTCACGGTAAGGGGCCCgaacgcctgggttctctcactatggggggggTCTGGCACTCACAGTAAGAGGgcctggacgcctgggttctctcactatgggggggTCTGGCGCTCACGGTAAGAGGgcctggacgcctgggttctctcactatggggggtctgacgctcacggtaaggggcccggacgcctgggttctctcactatggggggaAAGTCTGGCGCTCACAGTAAGGGAgcctggacgcctgggttctctcactatggggggtctgacgctcacggtaaggggcccggacgcctgggttctctcactatggggggggTCTGACGCTCACGGTAAGGGgcctggacgcctgggttctctcactatggggggaAAGTCTGGCGCTCAGGCTAAgggggcccggacgcctgggttctctcactatagGGGGGGTCTGACACTCACAGTAAGGGGCCCaaacgcctgggttctctcactatggggggaGAGTCTGGCGCTCACGGTAAgagggcccggacgcctgggttctctcactatgggggggggtctgacgctcacggtaaggggcccggacgcctgggttctctcactatgggggggCCTGACTCTCACGGTAaggggcccggacgcctgggttctctcactatgtgGGGGTCTGATGCTCACGGTAAgggggcccggacgcctgggttctctcactatggggggaGAGTCTGGCGCTCACAGTAAGGGgcctggacgcctgggttctctcactatggggggtctgacgctcacggtaaggggcccggacgcctgggttctctcactatggggggggTCTGACGCTCACGGTAAGGGGCCCAGACGCCTcggttctctcactatggggggaGTCTGAAGCTCACGGTAaggggccc
This region includes:
- the TGM1 gene encoding LOW QUALITY PROTEIN: protein-glutamine gamma-glutamyltransferase K (The sequence of the model RefSeq protein was modified relative to this genomic sequence to represent the inferred CDS: inserted 1 base in 1 codon), with protein sequence NESGRIYYGTESQIGERTWNYGQFDRGLLDACLYILDRRGMPHSGRGDPISVSRVVSAMVNSLDDNGVLVGNWTGDYSRGTNPSAWVGSVDILRQYHRTGYPVLYGQCWVFAGVVTTVLRCFGIATRTVTNYNSAHDTDVSLTMDIYFDENMKPLERLNADSVWNFHVWNDCWMTRPDLPSGYDGWQVVDATPQETSSGIFCCGPCSVEAIKKGQVYLKYDAPFIFAEVNSDKVYWQRQADGTYKIVYVEEKAIGHLISTKAVGSHQRHDITDLYKHPEGSEAERQAVETAARHGTKAHIYKNKEWGEDVSLSVETSEAIMGQDVSIQVALSNRGSSSHSVALSLHLAPMFYTGVTGAXFKQESRQVQIPPGGAQSVRMVVSYAEYQPHLVDQAALMLSVSGKVAQTGQVLAKQHSFRLRTPDLTLTVLGPAVVGKETQVQVLFKNPLPQTLTGAVFHMEGSGVSSPKATTLGTIGGHQTISFRQTFVPLRAGRRQLVASLDSPQLSQVHGVVTVDVAPAAGGQPAPARSSPARGSPAPARSSPARGSPAPARSSPARGSPAPARSSPARGSPARGSPARGSPARGSPSRQPDPRNSPARRRDPGRAG